One part of the bacterium genome encodes these proteins:
- a CDS encoding bifunctional (p)ppGpp synthetase/guanosine-3',5'-bis(diphosphate) 3'-pyrophosphohydrolase encodes MRSAGQVTQAFAEEKDNILSWYILHHAVDDNELQELSTRLTKAVEVANRLHAGSLRKTGEPYIYHPLRTAMEVSRFGRIVDWPSIEAAILHDTIEDTDYSLEELRRDFPDSAELVEALTKIKDDKELSYRRLFEYALKDIRVLLIKIADRVDNLGTLHIFSPEKRLRIARESATMYANTCERLCMLDLASRLREQVGEYLTPEKYAEFQEAQKKAKKELERPLVHLRSRLAEVFPGDLTVRIDIHWNRFDHTLPVINENLFTVRIIAESREAAYQALGRVHISFPAIPGTFKDNISNPRENGFRALETSISNRGMIVRFYIASREDDRYNRLGLLSMDVESAHFNTRYLKDLREFLEAEDFANIQDYLRFNLPDGIQVTTPKGETVNLEVGATALDFAFALHKGLGLRATGAIINDIPTSIATKLKMNDRVIIKTADHPVCNEKFQQWATTRRAMSAIKRYLRQEELRKASEEGKKLLLGVGTAAGMDSWEVDNRVKALAAQSGEKTDKIYEEVFFGKMPLEKVLGPLARPGWNPVSALLQKVMPPKPVAARTVRRYDFSSNLRFCTKCVPVLGDEIEGVAGERVLTVHRKGCFSDDSVPRVTVEWDRQKKIELRDPGPVKLEIVTTPTPGLLYRTMAPFRNLEIEINSISLPGEDNILHLEFRPGTSRALDRLLRELRKLEFVREIELGHSEAPH; translated from the coding sequence ATGAGGAGTGCGGGTCAAGTGACTCAGGCTTTCGCCGAAGAGAAGGACAACATACTTTCGTGGTACATCCTGCACCACGCCGTAGACGACAACGAGCTGCAGGAGCTTTCCACGCGGCTGACCAAAGCCGTGGAGGTGGCGAACCGCCTTCACGCCGGGTCGCTGCGGAAAACCGGCGAGCCCTACATCTATCACCCCCTTCGCACGGCGATGGAGGTCAGCCGCTTCGGAAGAATCGTAGACTGGCCCTCCATCGAGGCGGCGATACTCCACGATACGATAGAGGACACCGACTACAGCCTTGAGGAGCTTCGCCGCGACTTTCCCGACTCGGCGGAACTTGTCGAGGCGCTGACGAAGATAAAGGACGACAAGGAACTCTCCTACCGACGCCTCTTCGAGTACGCGCTAAAAGACATCCGGGTGCTGCTCATAAAGATCGCCGACAGGGTGGATAACCTCGGCACCCTCCACATCTTCAGCCCCGAAAAACGCCTTCGGATAGCCCGCGAATCGGCGACGATGTACGCCAACACCTGCGAGAGGCTCTGTATGCTGGACCTCGCGAGCAGACTCCGCGAGCAGGTGGGGGAATACCTCACCCCCGAGAAGTACGCGGAGTTTCAGGAGGCCCAGAAGAAGGCGAAAAAGGAACTGGAGCGCCCCCTCGTCCACCTGCGCTCCCGCCTCGCGGAAGTCTTCCCCGGCGACCTTACAGTCCGCATAGACATCCACTGGAACCGCTTCGACCACACCCTCCCGGTGATAAACGAGAACCTCTTCACCGTCCGCATCATCGCGGAGTCCAGGGAAGCCGCTTATCAGGCGCTTGGCAGGGTCCACATCTCCTTCCCCGCGATTCCCGGCACTTTTAAAGACAACATCTCCAACCCCCGCGAAAACGGTTTTCGCGCCCTCGAAACCTCGATCTCCAACAGGGGCATGATCGTGCGCTTCTACATAGCCAGCAGAGAGGACGACCGCTACAACCGTCTCGGCCTCCTTTCGATGGACGTGGAAAGCGCCCACTTCAACACGCGCTACCTGAAGGACCTGCGGGAGTTTCTTGAGGCGGAGGATTTCGCCAACATACAGGATTACCTGCGCTTCAACCTGCCCGACGGGATACAGGTCACGACTCCCAAGGGTGAAACGGTGAACCTTGAGGTCGGCGCCACCGCTCTCGATTTCGCCTTCGCCCTTCACAAGGGGCTCGGCCTTCGGGCCACGGGGGCTATAATAAACGACATACCCACCTCTATAGCCACCAAACTGAAGATGAACGACAGGGTCATCATCAAGACCGCCGACCACCCCGTCTGCAACGAAAAATTTCAGCAGTGGGCGACGACTAGGCGGGCGATGAGCGCCATTAAACGCTATCTTCGCCAGGAAGAGCTCAGGAAGGCCTCCGAGGAGGGGAAAAAGCTCCTTCTGGGGGTCGGCACCGCCGCCGGCATGGACAGCTGGGAGGTGGACAACCGGGTAAAGGCGCTGGCCGCCCAGTCCGGAGAGAAGACCGATAAAATTTACGAGGAGGTCTTCTTCGGAAAGATGCCCCTCGAAAAAGTGCTCGGCCCCCTCGCGAGGCCGGGCTGGAACCCCGTGAGCGCCCTCCTCCAGAAGGTCATGCCCCCAAAGCCGGTCGCAGCCCGGACCGTCCGCAGGTACGATTTCTCCTCGAATCTGCGCTTTTGTACCAAGTGCGTTCCGGTCCTTGGCGACGAGATAGAGGGAGTCGCCGGGGAGAGGGTGCTGACCGTCCACCGCAAGGGGTGCTTTTCCGACGACTCGGTCCCGAGGGTAACGGTCGAATGGGACCGCCAGAAGAAGATCGAGCTTCGCGATCCGGGCCCGGTAAAACTCGAAATAGTCACCACCCCCACCCCCGGCCTTCTCTACAGGACGATGGCTCCCTTCAGAAACCTCGAAATAGAGATAAACTCCATCAGCCTTCCGGGGGAGGACAACATCCTCCACCTTGAGTTCCGTCCGGGCACCTCCCGTGCCCTCGACCGCCTCCTTCGGGAACTGCGGAAGCTTGAATTCGTGCGCGAGATCGAGCTCGGCCACTCCGAAGCACCCCACTGA
- the rsmB gene encoding 16S rRNA (cytosine(967)-C(5))-methyltransferase RsmB codes for MSSVRAPPVPSTASFGNCGSLNSCARSSSATPKHPTEAAVQSDKINNGARSLAAKALDEIERRGAYADQYLDGLFRRERALDPRERGLVTALVYGVLRRRNLLDAAIKNAYQRPLKKLHPALLTILRTGAFQLLYFDRIPAPVAVSETVELAARSGHAKARGLVNALMRKISSVGMDFPRPEGFDERTGLETGFPAWLVGHWRLQEGEEGAKLMAETFGAVPPVFLRVDTRKISREEALTSLGETKEYGPGEYSPQGIWLCGGGDLRELELLKKGLAVAQGQASQLVSLLLAPAPGWRILDACAAPGIKATHLASLMEDRGEIVALDIHPGRVSMIGELAGKLELRSIKPVLSDAALYKDENPFDAVLVDAPCSGLGVLAHNPEKRWRLTPAELAGFPPLQERILANTAKMVKPGGILVYATCTTAREENEEAVKAFLKENPAFSVESAAGFISPRLVTKEGFVRTFPRPPASSPGGYLEGFFAARMRRSQ; via the coding sequence TTGAGTTCCGTCCGGGCACCTCCCGTGCCCTCGACCGCCTCCTTCGGGAACTGCGGAAGCTTGAATTCGTGCGCGAGATCGAGCTCGGCCACTCCGAAGCACCCCACTGAGGCGGCGGTGCAAAGCGATAAAATAAATAACGGCGCCCGGAGCCTCGCGGCGAAGGCTCTCGACGAGATCGAGAGGCGGGGAGCCTACGCGGACCAGTACCTCGACGGACTTTTCAGGCGCGAAAGGGCGCTCGACCCCAGAGAGCGCGGGCTTGTCACGGCGCTGGTCTACGGCGTTCTCCGCCGGAGAAACCTCCTCGACGCCGCGATAAAAAACGCCTATCAGCGGCCCCTCAAAAAGCTCCACCCCGCCCTCCTCACCATCCTTCGCACCGGAGCCTTCCAGCTTCTCTATTTCGACCGCATCCCCGCGCCCGTCGCGGTCTCGGAGACGGTCGAGCTCGCCGCCCGCAGCGGCCACGCGAAGGCGAGGGGGCTCGTCAACGCCCTGATGCGCAAGATCTCCTCGGTGGGGATGGATTTCCCCCGGCCGGAAGGGTTCGACGAGAGAACCGGCCTCGAAACCGGCTTCCCGGCGTGGCTTGTCGGGCACTGGCGGCTTCAGGAGGGCGAGGAGGGGGCGAAACTGATGGCCGAGACCTTCGGCGCGGTTCCCCCGGTATTTTTGAGGGTGGACACGAGGAAAATATCGCGGGAAGAGGCGCTGACCTCACTCGGAGAGACGAAGGAATACGGCCCCGGCGAGTACTCGCCGCAGGGGATATGGCTTTGCGGAGGCGGCGACCTTCGGGAACTCGAACTCCTGAAAAAGGGGCTGGCCGTGGCGCAGGGTCAGGCTTCCCAACTCGTCTCGCTGCTCCTCGCCCCGGCTCCCGGCTGGAGGATACTCGACGCCTGCGCCGCCCCCGGCATAAAAGCGACCCATCTGGCCTCTCTGATGGAGGACAGAGGAGAAATCGTCGCGCTGGACATCCACCCCGGAAGGGTGAGCATGATCGGAGAACTCGCCGGAAAGCTCGAGCTCCGCTCGATAAAGCCGGTACTCTCCGACGCCGCCCTCTACAAAGACGAGAATCCCTTCGACGCGGTTCTCGTGGACGCCCCCTGCTCCGGTCTCGGCGTGCTCGCCCACAACCCCGAGAAGAGGTGGCGGCTGACCCCCGCCGAACTCGCCGGATTCCCTCCCCTGCAGGAGCGGATACTCGCAAACACCGCAAAGATGGTTAAGCCCGGAGGCATTTTGGTGTATGCTACCTGCACCACGGCGAGGGAGGAAAACGAGGAGGCCGTAAAGGCTTTCCTCAAGGAAAACCCCGCTTTCTCGGTTGAATCCGCCGCCGGTTTCATCTCCCCCCGGCTGGTGACGAAGGAAGGTTTCGTGCGGACCTTTCCGAGACCCCCCGCCTCCTCGCCGGGAGGCTATCTTGAGGGATTTTTCGCGGCGCGCATGCGCCGGAGTCAGTAA
- a CDS encoding PASTA domain-containing protein → MRRFLIVILYSMLALAVAGLGAYLVVAFMVEKAPEVEVPDVYNMSLTDALDTLNARGLELEVRDFAFSDGVEENRVLRQRPSAGSVVKAGRGVGVVLSRGGERQFVPDLIGQFEEDANIQLAQAGLTPAPAVRIPGEPAGTVIAQSRVPGTKMSKGDQVFLLVATGPEQPYMRMPNLSGAPLAEAEKTLSELGLKISRVEDTQLGDPSRSGRIIGQEPMPGSKVQKGSEVTLSVSAD, encoded by the coding sequence ATGCGCCGATTTTTAATCGTAATTTTATACTCCATGCTCGCCCTGGCGGTGGCCGGCCTCGGCGCCTACCTCGTCGTCGCCTTCATGGTCGAAAAGGCGCCGGAGGTAGAGGTGCCCGATGTCTACAACATGTCACTCACCGACGCCCTGGACACCCTGAACGCGCGCGGACTCGAACTTGAGGTTCGGGACTTCGCCTTCTCCGACGGGGTGGAGGAAAACCGGGTGCTTCGACAGCGGCCTTCGGCGGGCAGCGTGGTCAAGGCAGGCCGGGGCGTGGGCGTGGTCCTCTCGCGGGGAGGCGAGCGCCAGTTCGTCCCCGATCTCATCGGCCAGTTCGAGGAGGACGCAAACATCCAGTTGGCGCAGGCGGGGCTGACTCCCGCTCCGGCGGTAAGGATACCCGGAGAACCCGCCGGAACCGTCATCGCCCAGAGCAGGGTTCCCGGGACGAAGATGAGCAAGGGGGATCAGGTTTTTCTGCTCGTCGCAACCGGTCCCGAGCAGCCTTACATGAGAATGCCCAATCTCAGCGGCGCCCCCCTCGCCGAAGCGGAAAAAACGCTGTCGGAACTGGGCCTCAAGATCAGCAGGGTCGAGGACACCCAGCTGGGCGACCCTTCCCGCTCCGGCAGAATAATCGGGCAGGAGCCAATGCCCGGCTCAAAAGTTCAAAAGGGCTCGGAGGTCACACTTTCCGTCTCCGCAGACTAG
- a CDS encoding ribulose-phosphate 3-epimerase — translation MSIIAPSILSADFGRLAEEIRAVESAGADWIHVDVMDGRFVPNITIGPLVLKAVKKATKLVADVHLMIVEPEKYVDEFAAAGADYITVHAETSPHLHRTIQQIKQAGAKAGAALNPSTPLSALEYVLEELDMVVIMSVNPGFGGQAFIKSASQKVGALRRMASERGLSPIIQVDGGINHDTAREVVGQGANALVAGSYIFGAPSYAGAIARLKESFAGK, via the coding sequence ATGTCTATAATCGCCCCCTCTATCCTCTCCGCCGATTTCGGGAGGCTGGCCGAAGAAATACGCGCCGTCGAAAGCGCCGGAGCCGACTGGATTCACGTAGACGTGATGGACGGCCGCTTCGTCCCCAATATAACTATAGGCCCTCTGGTGCTAAAGGCAGTCAAAAAGGCTACGAAACTCGTTGCCGACGTCCATCTCATGATAGTCGAGCCGGAAAAATACGTGGACGAGTTCGCGGCGGCGGGAGCGGACTACATCACCGTCCACGCCGAAACCAGCCCCCACCTGCACCGCACCATCCAGCAGATAAAGCAGGCTGGAGCGAAGGCGGGAGCAGCCCTGAACCCTTCCACTCCCCTTTCGGCGCTCGAATACGTGCTGGAAGAGCTGGACATGGTGGTCATAATGAGCGTCAACCCCGGCTTCGGCGGTCAGGCGTTCATTAAAAGCGCCTCGCAAAAGGTCGGGGCGCTGCGCAGGATGGCGAGCGAACGGGGACTAAGCCCGATAATTCAGGTAGACGGCGGGATAAATCACGATACAGCCAGGGAGGTTGTCGGCCAGGGAGCGAATGCGCTGGTAGCGGGAAGCTACATCTTCGGCGCACCCTCCTACGCCGGGGCGATTGCCCGTCTCAAAGAGTCCTTCGCGGGAAAGTAA
- a CDS encoding isoleucine--tRNA ligase — protein MDYKDTLNLPNTEFPMKANLAAREPEIMVRWENEKVYKTLLEQGKDRIPFILHDGPPYANGHIHMGHAINKILKDIIIKFRSMQGRRAPYIPGWDCHGLPIEHQVDKELGEKKTGMGKAEFRRYCRKYAQKYVDIQREEFKRLGIFGHWEDPYLTMNYGYEAQIVRELGKFMDTGAVYQGKKPVYWCIDCKTALAEAEVEYADKKDPSITVAFPIPKDLGYIDQALAGKKSHVVIWTTTPWTIPANLAVALGPNYEYSAYEHPAGSGMVYILAKQLAPGVFESMGWTDYKEIAAIDPARLERVEARHPLYDRASLIILGDHVTLDAGTGCVHTAPGHGQEDYEIGMKYGLDAYAPVDDKGLFTAEVPDLAGIDVFTANGKVIEALKNSGYLLHLGRITHSYPHCWRCKKPVIFRSTRQWFISMEETKLREKALSEIERVEWIPAWGRDRIYNMIAARPDWCISRQRTWGVPIVAAHCEKCGETIATLELAEKAASYFEKEGADAWYERPVGDFLARGTKCKKCGNDTFRKEEDILDVWFDSGVSFAAVAEARPELGFPADLYLEGSDQHRGWFHSSLLASVGTRGIAPYRSVLTHGFVVDGDGKKMSKSSGNVIAPESIVSRRGAEVLRLWVAAEDYRDDIRVSEEILKRLEEAYRRIRNTSRFILGTISDFDPAVDTVSREELYEIDLYALDTLNRLVEKCVKAYDDYQFHAIFHRLHNYCSVDLSAFYLDILKDRIYTFPKKSLGRRAAQTVLYEISQKMTKIMAPILAFTADEVWRYIPGSTESVHLETFPEIDFAALDDELADRWQKLRDIRRLVSRAAEEKRAKKEIGHSLDAKIILHVNNRWEDFLGPYTDELPFLFIVSQVDLVEGGEGAVGDEALPGLSVDVEKAEGQKCQRCWNYSTTVGEVADKPEICTRCAGHLTE, from the coding sequence ATGGATTACAAAGATACGCTGAACCTTCCAAATACCGAATTCCCCATGAAGGCCAATCTGGCCGCCCGAGAGCCGGAGATAATGGTTCGCTGGGAAAACGAAAAGGTCTACAAGACCCTGCTGGAGCAGGGAAAGGACCGCATACCCTTCATCCTTCACGACGGCCCCCCCTACGCAAACGGCCACATACACATGGGCCACGCGATAAACAAGATACTCAAGGACATAATCATAAAGTTCCGCTCGATGCAGGGGCGGCGCGCGCCCTACATCCCCGGCTGGGACTGCCACGGGCTTCCCATCGAGCATCAGGTTGACAAGGAGCTGGGCGAAAAGAAGACCGGCATGGGCAAGGCGGAGTTCCGCCGTTACTGCCGCAAATACGCCCAGAAGTACGTGGACATCCAGCGCGAGGAATTCAAGCGCCTCGGAATCTTCGGCCACTGGGAAGACCCCTACCTGACGATGAACTACGGGTATGAAGCCCAGATAGTGCGGGAGCTGGGGAAGTTCATGGATACCGGCGCGGTCTATCAGGGAAAGAAGCCGGTTTACTGGTGCATCGACTGCAAGACGGCCCTGGCCGAGGCTGAGGTCGAGTACGCCGACAAAAAAGACCCCTCCATCACCGTCGCCTTCCCTATTCCGAAGGATCTCGGCTACATAGACCAGGCGCTGGCGGGTAAAAAGTCCCACGTCGTAATCTGGACGACGACGCCGTGGACCATTCCGGCAAACCTCGCGGTGGCCCTCGGGCCCAACTACGAGTATTCGGCCTACGAACACCCCGCCGGTTCCGGCATGGTCTACATCCTTGCCAAACAGCTCGCGCCCGGGGTCTTCGAGTCGATGGGCTGGACCGATTACAAGGAGATCGCCGCCATCGACCCGGCCCGCCTCGAAAGGGTGGAGGCGCGCCACCCCCTCTATGACAGGGCAAGCCTGATAATCCTGGGCGACCACGTCACCCTCGACGCGGGCACCGGCTGCGTCCACACAGCTCCCGGCCACGGTCAGGAAGACTACGAGATCGGGATGAAGTACGGCCTCGACGCCTACGCGCCGGTGGACGACAAGGGGCTCTTCACCGCCGAGGTCCCCGACCTCGCGGGAATCGACGTCTTCACCGCTAACGGCAAGGTCATAGAGGCTCTCAAAAACTCCGGCTACCTTCTCCATCTGGGCCGGATAACCCACTCCTACCCGCACTGCTGGAGGTGCAAGAAGCCGGTCATCTTCCGCTCAACCCGCCAGTGGTTCATCTCGATGGAGGAGACGAAGCTTCGCGAAAAGGCGCTCTCGGAGATCGAGCGGGTCGAATGGATTCCCGCCTGGGGCCGCGACCGCATCTACAACATGATAGCCGCCCGCCCGGACTGGTGCATCTCGCGCCAGCGCACCTGGGGCGTTCCGATAGTCGCGGCGCACTGCGAAAAGTGCGGCGAAACGATCGCCACTCTCGAACTGGCCGAAAAAGCCGCCTCCTACTTCGAGAAGGAGGGAGCGGACGCCTGGTACGAGCGGCCGGTGGGGGATTTTCTCGCCAGGGGGACGAAGTGCAAGAAGTGCGGCAACGACACCTTCCGCAAGGAGGAGGACATCCTCGACGTTTGGTTCGACTCGGGCGTCTCCTTCGCGGCGGTGGCGGAAGCACGCCCCGAGCTGGGCTTCCCCGCCGACCTCTACCTCGAAGGCTCCGACCAGCACCGCGGCTGGTTTCACTCCAGTCTTCTCGCCTCGGTCGGGACTCGCGGCATAGCACCCTACCGCTCGGTGCTCACCCACGGCTTCGTGGTTGACGGCGACGGAAAGAAGATGTCCAAGAGCTCGGGCAACGTCATCGCCCCCGAGTCGATAGTCAGCCGCCGGGGAGCCGAGGTGCTCCGCCTCTGGGTGGCCGCCGAGGACTACCGCGACGACATCCGCGTCAGCGAAGAGATACTAAAACGGCTTGAGGAGGCTTACAGGCGCATCCGGAACACCTCGCGCTTCATCCTCGGCACGATCAGCGATTTCGACCCGGCGGTGGACACGGTATCGCGCGAGGAGCTTTACGAGATAGACCTCTACGCGCTCGACACCCTGAACCGCCTCGTGGAAAAGTGCGTGAAGGCTTACGACGACTACCAGTTCCACGCGATCTTCCACCGGCTGCACAACTACTGCTCGGTGGATCTCTCCGCCTTCTACCTCGACATCCTGAAAGACCGTATCTACACCTTCCCGAAGAAGAGCCTCGGCAGGCGGGCTGCGCAGACGGTGCTTTACGAAATATCGCAGAAGATGACGAAGATAATGGCGCCGATACTGGCCTTCACCGCCGACGAGGTGTGGCGCTACATCCCCGGCTCCACCGAATCGGTGCATCTGGAGACCTTCCCGGAGATCGATTTCGCCGCGCTCGACGACGAGCTCGCCGACCGCTGGCAGAAGCTGCGCGACATCCGCCGCCTCGTCTCCAGGGCCGCCGAGGAGAAGCGGGCCAAAAAAGAGATCGGCCATTCCCTCGACGCGAAAATCATCCTCCACGTGAACAACCGCTGGGAGGACTTTCTCGGCCCCTACACCGACGAGCTCCCCTTCCTCTTCATCGTCAGCCAGGTAGACCTTGTCGAGGGCGGCGAGGGAGCGGTCGGCGACGAAGCGCTGCCGGGCCTCAGCGTGGACGTGGAGAAGGCGGAGGGGCAAAAATGCCAGCGCTGCTGGAACTACTCCACCACCGTCGGCGAGGTAGCGGACAAGCCCGAAATCTGCACCCGTTGCGCGGGCCACCTGACTGAATGA
- the lspA gene encoding signal peptidase II, whose protein sequence is MNKYRKLALFTALTVGLDLGTKALVEARFSLYETVPVIKGFFNLTYVQNTGAAFSILSNAGSFRTPLFAGVTLAAAAFILWLTKTQGDEDKYLPAYLGLILGGALGNLADRLRHGAVVDFLDLYIGKYHWPAFNVADSAICVGVGLILLMEFTKHRKHSS, encoded by the coding sequence ATGAACAAATACCGCAAGCTTGCACTCTTCACGGCGCTGACCGTGGGCCTCGATCTGGGAACTAAAGCCCTCGTCGAGGCCCGTTTCTCGCTCTACGAGACCGTCCCGGTGATAAAGGGGTTTTTCAACCTCACCTACGTCCAGAACACCGGTGCGGCCTTCAGCATCCTCTCCAACGCCGGGAGTTTCCGTACGCCCCTCTTCGCGGGCGTAACCCTCGCCGCCGCCGCCTTCATCCTCTGGCTCACAAAAACCCAGGGCGACGAAGACAAATATCTTCCGGCATACCTCGGCCTCATCCTCGGCGGAGCGCTGGGGAACCTCGCGGACAGGCTGCGCCACGGCGCGGTGGTGGATTTTCTAGATCTCTACATAGGCAAATACCACTGGCCGGCCTTCAACGTCGCCGACAGCGCCATCTGCGTGGGCGTCGGACTGATCCTGCTGATGGAATTTACGAAACACCGCAAGCACTCTTCCTGA
- a CDS encoding PDZ domain-containing protein yields MRALFTLLLMSLPVFFLAGCATQQLAGEGAPASPYFNLAELKEEQIIHVPTGRVVTEDELIDYLSRFRVIYIGEAHDSVNDHRIQLMAIQRLSRRFPGKVAVGMEMLRLPYQEAADQWVKGEIDEKEFLQKWTETWGQYEYYKDILAYARDAKIPLVALNREKPKKSMEAMMPAKAAEPPSGENAMAKAMSAEPSKAEVELDENDPYYNAYIGAFFVGHGDGKPEIGKMFLRGQMLWDETMADTAAKYLSANPDHKLIVLAGGNHVRYGFGIPRRVFRRVPEPFAIVDPWIVEFPEDKLDRLMDVSPPPLPLPIADFVWGVAYKDLEGQKAMLGVGIEDSEEPKGVRIRSVMELSPASKAGLLKDDVITAVDGAEVKVLFDLTFEMTKKAIGQAGEVKVIREGKELTVPVTFDKVEHKKAEKKP; encoded by the coding sequence ATGAGAGCCCTCTTCACGCTCCTTCTGATGTCTCTTCCCGTTTTCTTCCTCGCGGGCTGCGCGACGCAGCAGCTTGCCGGAGAAGGCGCCCCGGCCTCGCCCTATTTCAATCTAGCGGAGCTCAAGGAAGAGCAGATAATTCACGTCCCCACCGGGCGCGTTGTCACCGAAGACGAACTGATCGATTACCTCTCGCGCTTCCGCGTCATCTACATAGGCGAGGCGCACGATTCCGTCAACGACCACAGGATACAGCTGATGGCGATCCAGCGCCTTTCGCGAAGGTTCCCCGGCAAGGTCGCGGTCGGCATGGAGATGCTGCGCCTCCCCTATCAGGAGGCGGCGGACCAGTGGGTAAAGGGGGAGATCGACGAGAAGGAATTTCTGCAGAAGTGGACAGAGACTTGGGGGCAGTACGAATACTACAAGGATATACTCGCCTACGCGCGGGACGCAAAGATTCCCCTCGTCGCCCTCAACAGGGAAAAACCCAAGAAGTCCATGGAAGCCATGATGCCCGCCAAGGCGGCCGAACCTCCCTCCGGGGAAAACGCCATGGCGAAGGCGATGAGCGCGGAGCCCTCAAAGGCCGAGGTCGAGCTCGACGAAAACGACCCTTACTATAACGCCTACATCGGAGCTTTCTTCGTAGGCCACGGCGACGGGAAGCCCGAGATAGGGAAGATGTTCCTTCGCGGCCAGATGCTCTGGGACGAGACGATGGCGGACACCGCCGCCAAATACCTTTCCGCCAATCCCGACCACAAGCTCATCGTGCTCGCGGGGGGCAACCACGTCCGCTACGGCTTCGGGATTCCGCGCCGGGTCTTTCGCCGCGTCCCCGAGCCCTTCGCGATTGTCGATCCCTGGATAGTCGAATTTCCCGAGGATAAACTGGACCGCCTGATGGACGTGAGCCCTCCCCCGCTCCCTCTCCCCATCGCCGACTTCGTCTGGGGAGTAGCCTACAAGGACCTCGAAGGCCAGAAGGCAATGCTCGGCGTGGGCATAGAGGACTCGGAAGAGCCCAAAGGGGTGAGGATACGGAGTGTCATGGAACTCTCGCCCGCTTCAAAAGCCGGGCTTTTAAAGGACGACGTCATAACCGCCGTGGACGGCGCAGAGGTAAAGGTGCTTTTCGACCTCACCTTCGAGATGACCAAAAAAGCCATCGGTCAGGCCGGGGAGGTGAAGGTCATTCGGGAAGGGAAAGAACTAACCGTTCCGGTGACTTTCGACAAGGTGGAGCATAAGAAGGCAGAGAAAAAACCTTAA
- the smpB gene encoding SsrA-binding protein SmpB, whose product MAKEGGEGIKVVCTNKKAWRDYEIEDTFEAGIVLWGNEVKSLRDARATLTDAYVNFRNGEAWVTGFHITPYTNTRIEYQEPDRERKLLMHSLEIRKLEAKVNEKGYTLLPLRVYFKRGRAKVELGLGKGKKLYDKREDMKKKDAMREMERETRGRGRE is encoded by the coding sequence ATGGCCAAGGAGGGAGGCGAGGGGATAAAGGTAGTCTGCACCAACAAGAAAGCGTGGCGCGACTACGAGATCGAGGATACCTTCGAGGCCGGAATCGTCCTCTGGGGAAACGAGGTCAAGTCCCTGCGCGACGCGAGGGCCACCCTGACGGACGCCTACGTCAACTTCCGCAACGGAGAGGCGTGGGTCACCGGCTTTCACATAACCCCCTACACCAACACCCGCATCGAGTATCAGGAGCCCGACCGCGAGCGAAAGCTACTCATGCACTCGCTTGAGATACGCAAGCTCGAAGCCAAGGTCAACGAAAAGGGCTACACCCTCCTCCCCCTGCGGGTCTACTTCAAGCGCGGCCGGGCCAAGGTCGAGCTCGGCCTCGGCAAGGGCAAGAAGCTCTATGACAAGCGCGAGGATATGAAGAAGAAGGATGCCATGCGGGAGATGGAGCGGGAGACCAGGGGGAGAGGCCGCGAATAG